TAAATGACAGAGAAGAAAAAATGGCTAAAATGCTGAATTTGAACACCAGTTGTCTGTCCATAGATACATAATCTTCTTCTGCTCTTAACTTATTGACCGACAATGAAGCAAACAAGCCTGACAACCTTCTccttaaaaagaataaaactaaAGAAAGACATTACATGAATACTGTAAGTGTTTTGATACACACTTTAAGCTAGACTTACTCCTATTTGGCCATAACGGGGCTTTATTCAGCCGAGTTGAAGGCCACGATGAGGTACTTTGTAACTTCACACCAGAAAGGGAAAGTGCAGGGGGAGATGATTAAATCACAGTCAGTCTATGTGTGCAATGCAAGAGTAATCTCTGAAGATGTATAGCCCGTCTTATTTATGTAAACTACTCAGGACAGAAATCAGCAAAAAACTGGGAAAAAAACGCAACATTACGAAAATATGAGTCGGAACAAATTTATATGTCTCAAACGACAAGCTGCTCTCTGAGGTGTATTCCTACCTTGGTGATGGAGTTCATGGCCACCAGCCAGGTGATGAAGCTCTGGTCCCTGGTGATGTGGGTGAGCATGGGCGTGTTGCTGTTGCTGATGGGCACAGCCCAGGTCACGCTGGGGTAGAAGTTGTCGTTCATGCTGACGGTCAGACGTGACGGTTTGGACGTGGGTCCGGTCAGGGTGACGGTCTCCGTGGTGTTGCCATACCAGGGGTAGCTGACGCCATCGGAGTCGCTGATGGCCTTGACCCGACATTCTCGCAGCTCTGGTAACTCCCAGCTGGACCTGCGGCAGTGGACGGAGGAGGACAACGTTTAGCAGGTGCAGGTTTGTGGTCTAGACGTTCTGAGTGTGATATAAGTGGAGACAGCTGTGCACATCCAAACTGcactcacataaacacaaacacggaGCACATTGAGTGGCAACAAGTTTGTCTCACAGGGCATGTTGTACACTTACATGCCAATATCACCATAGGTGTTGTAGAACTCCATCTGGGTACACGCCTGGATCCAGCCCACCACCCAGGTTTCGTTGCGCGGCACTGGTGGCATCACAACCCCTGCTGAGGCCCTGAAGTAAGGCGTCTTGTAACGGAGCACAATCGGTGAGTTCTCCTCAATGATGGTGGGACACTGGTCGATAGAGGCTGATACCTCATACACCACAATGTTCTCCCGTCTGATGCGGGGCTTGCATGCAATGCTCTGAATACAGCCCATAGTGCAGGCGACAAGCAAAATGAGCAAAACCAGAGAAGAAGGGAACAAATGATACCTGGCCAGTATGCACATTAGTCCCCTCCGGGGTCCACCCTTGCCTGAAGAGCAGATCTAATATTTTAATTGCCCATCACCACTGATTGGTtgggaaggagaaaaaagaaaagagaaataacGGGGAGTATCAGAGTCACCATTGCTCAGACATTAAAGCGTCCACCATCATATTTTCGGGATGATGTGGAGGTGAGAGCGCAGCGGGGCCTGGGGGGGAAGTATCACAGATctccgcagcctcctccccccgTTCTGCCTGCCGACTGCCGCACTGCCCTTGGCGCTCGTCCCCAGAAATCGCAATCCGGCCTCCCCTGGgcagctgctgcttctccgCCGTGCGTCCGGatgctcctctcttccttgtCGAGTCCACGCGTCCGGCTGCACGTCGGTGCCCCTTGATCCTGCTGCTCTCCTCCCGGCTCTGCGCTGTCATGTCAAGCGGCGACAGGGCAGCCAGGTGCGTCAGAGGAGGGGGGCTGGATGCCTTTTGATTTCTTGGCTTTTCTGTATTAGCCCTATATTCGCGCGGCGTCCTCAAAAGACAAAATTGAGCTCTTCATCACCTTGACCTACATGAAAATATAAGCTTCATCAAAAAAGCAAGAATGTGTCTTACAAAGGCGAGAAAACAGGGCTATGAAAGGCTATTTTATGTTTTCCTCGCAATGTGCTTCCATTCTTGGGGATGCATGAATGGTGCATCATGAATGGGGGCAGCGAGGCAGCAGAAACGTGCAGAAACAGAGACTATACCCCGTCGCTCGAGCGTCTCTCCGCGTGTCGCCTCATCGTTACGTCTCCTCGAGCTGCGGAGCATCGTGGACCGGAGAGCATCCTTTTCCAGCGGTCTTGTTCAATTTGGAGGTGCTGATGCTAGAAAGGCAGGGGAGGGGCGTCACCCGACCTCTgcgttgaaaaaaacaaaacaagtgcaggtGGGCGTGGCTACATCCCTGCGTCACTCTCCTATGTGAAATCTCATTGGTCGCTGAGGGTCAACAGCGGAAGTGGTGTCGTTCGTGCCCGGCGACTTCCTTCTCACTAAAGCTGACACGCATTCACCGGGCAGCTTGGCTCgtttcatgtgtcctcaccccGCCGCTTCACTTGTGTAGCTGCTGGTGCTGGTTTATGATCGGCTCTTTGCTCGGTAACGTGTCTCAGAGGGCGAAGAGCTTGTTGTACCGGGTGTCACTCGTGATGAAGCCGCAGGTTGTGTTCGTGCTGGGCGGGCCCGGAGCCGGCAAAGGGACCCAATGCTCCAAAATCGTGGAGGTAACTTACGAGAGATGGCGAGAGAAAGGACAGTGGAAACTACCGGCTTTGTTGGCTGTGATTTAGCATGTCGTAACGAAAATGTAATTAAGCGGACTTCAGGCTGCTTGTGCCTTTTTAATCGTGCCTTTTTAATGAGGTAATGTCGAGATTGAATTGACTTCCGGGTGTCCTCTATAATGAACCTGTGTTAGCCAGCTAGCCAGttagccacacacgttggtagGTTACTACACATTATGCACTCGTAAACCACCATGTGCACCTGAACACAGAAGATACAGAATACAGTGTTAATGTATTCATTCTTCTGAAACTCCACTCTTCATTTCTGGTATGTGAGTCAACGTGTTGTGCTGCCAGCCGCCTTCATGAAGCTGCTCAATTAAGTGACGGGTCGTCAGCAGGCGATGCCTTGTTGCCTGTGTTCTTACCTCATCATTCACTGGGTCACGCCACCACCGGCTTTAAACACACGGGAGCAGTTGTTGACATAGACATGTACTGGCAATGGGACGTTTTATGTAACCACCCTGTACAGGTGTAAGGGATGGCGAGTCATATGTCAACATAATTCACCTCAACTGTCAACTCAAGACATTGTTATTACAGTTTCCATCCATGACGGTTCTATTTGATTTAGTCTTACATTTCTGCACTCGCTCCACCCTCTGTGGattattgtctgtgtgtgtttgagtgagcgAGAGCGTCTTTAAGAGACGGTAtaagtgtttctggtcacgggtGGTGTTGGGTGTTGGCTGTGGTGCTTCATGTGAGGTGGTTCAGCCTGAATGGCAGCTATGCATAGAGGCTCCTTTCATTCACTGCACTTCTTTCTTCCTGGCCTGTGAAACTGGCCTCTCTGAAAACTTTAGCCTGCCAGTAAAGGCAGTCTTGTCAAACACAGATCTTTAGTGTTAATAGAAATCTAAATGACCATCCATCACTTTCTCCTCACCAGAATAATTGATTATTGATAGCTAGTTATTTGCTATGAGACACCATTTCCATCACCTGAAATCAActtaacattaaaaaacaacgtTTGTCCCTTCCAGAATTACAACTATACCCATTTGTCGGCTGGGGACTTGCTGAGGGCAGAGCGATCCCGAGAGGAGTCAGAGTTTGGACAGCTCATTGACAACTACATCAAGGAGGGCAAAATTGTCCCTGTGGAGATCACCATCAACTTACTCAGGAAGGTATGCACCAAATACAAGACTCAACTTCTAACCCATCTGCCTGCCTGGGCGCAGTCCCTTTTGTTCAGGACCTGTTTGTAGCTATTTGTTGAGTCATAGAGGAAACTAACTTGAACTCTGAACACAGACTTTGACATTTCAGTCTAATCTCTTGGCCAATCATGGCAATATATGGGCAGAACCTTTTTTCTTCAGTGCTAAAAACAAGCTAATTACTATTTATAGGCTGTGACGATCAATACATTTATTCCATTTATACATGAAGTAAATTATTTAAAGTGCAACATACaggattcagagcattaatatagcagcaaacaatGTTCTATACAAAGATACAGTGGCCTAGTGTCTACCTCAGCAGAGAAAGTTGCTctacctttgtgtgtgttgttatatgCAGGTGTCAGCTAATAACACTGTAACGACTGGCAGAGCCACGGAGAAAGCACAGCACCCATCCTGTGGTTCCCCCTCAGGTCAACACTGTCAGCTGTCAGTACTTTTGATGTAGTTcgactgttagcgctgttagcaccgttagccaCAAACTGCCGGCTCAgctgtcgccatgttgagagctgtcGTATAGAGCAGCTGTAAGTAAATGCACAAAACATTTCCCTCTCCTATCCTCATGAATGTGAGGATTTAGTGTTTCTTCTGGTTTCATATAATGAGGATTACAATGTTTTGGTTTTTGGACTGTTGGTTAGATATAATGAATAAATTTAAGACTGTTTATGTGACACGGTTCATTTGTTTGGCATTTACAAAAGGACATGTAAGTTGTAGCCCCTTCATGCTATAAATatggaataataaaaaaagttactTATATACAAACGATACTTACTATGTACCTTGAGATACTTTGGTTTAGTGGGAATTAGGGTAGTGCAAAAGGTAGTCATCAAAAAGTAACTGGTACATttgattttctgttttattgctttttacTTGAAAGACTCCAAAATGAAACTTGCATAACATGATAATAGTTGCTGGTCTATTTTTGTTCTTGATTAAATGATATGGTTTCCAACCCAACACATCATCTGACATGGATGTGGATCATTCCTAATGTTTGAATGTCGAGAATCACAGATGCACTTTTGTCAGAACATgataccattttttttttcttcatgaagaCGTACACAGAGCACACTGGGTAGAAATTGTATGTCCATGTCAGTTGAATAAACTAAATTAATTCTCATTACAAGCGTAAAGTACGTATGcattgttgttttctgttttgtaaGGCAATGGAAGAGACCATGCAGAAAGACGATAAAAAGTTCCGTTTCCTCATAGATGGTTTCCCCCGTAACGAGGACAACCTTACGGGGTGGGACACGGTTATGGTTGACAAAGCAGATGTCAAatttgtgcttttctttgactgCAGCAATGAGGTGAGTTCTAGAAACTACAAGGCTAAAACTCTTCCAgcttttaaaaattgtttttatttaatttatttttgtataaaaGATAATGACAGAGAACTGAGGAGATCTCCTCATCGATAGACATCTTACACTGAGCTCAAGATGTTTTGAATTTTTGTCCACAGGTTTGCATCGACAGGTGTCTAGAAAGAGGGAAGAGCAGCGGACGCACAGATGACAACAGAGAAAGCTTGGAGAAAAGGTATAATTGTGAAATCCAAACAAAATACATCACTTCAGACTTTAATAGTACTGAACCCCAGAAGTTTGTACTGCTGCCTTTAACATTTCTTGAACTGATTTTATTTCTGTCTGTAACGCGTTACATCCAGCAGATCTGATTGGTATAGATTTGTCTGTCCCATTTAGCTGAGTGTTGGAttcctgcatgtgtgtttttgacCTAATTTGCATCTCCTTTGAGTCCCCTGTGTCATCTGGCCCTAATAACCAGGCTTTTTTTTGGGTGCAGAATCCAAACTTACCAGCAGTCTACGCGACCAATCATTGAACTGTACGAGAAGCACGGCAAAGTGCGCACTGTAGACGCCTCTCGCTCCTTGGAAAAGGTGAGGAAAAGGCGTCGCCTGTCGGAAAACATCCATGAGCGCCTTGTGCCATACAACGATTTCTCAAGGGACATTTTGTGGGTGGAGCCAATGAAGAGGTAGCACCCAGTGCAAAGAAGCACTTAAAAATACATGAGAGTGGTTTCACACTAATATCCTCagtctaatttatttattttgtattccatCTGCTTCTGGTAATTTGAAGAAATGCAACTTAAAGGCAGTTCCACATTAGCTTGAACATCAGGATGTAAGACTGTTATGTTACATGTACTGAATGTTATTGAGGTTGGACCAAATAATATACAATGAAAAGAAAGGCAGCAATACTTACCAGATTAAGTTCCGTCCCACATTACTGACCAAATTGTGGGCCAGTAGTGTTTTCTATTTGTCAGCAAAGTCCATCAAAGGCGTTAGGGGAAAACATCTGTGTAAACAGAGAACTGACCCGTAATTCAGGCTTCGAGGTGTCATTGTTTCACATACATGGTCGAACAGGAAAAGCCTCCAGTCAGGCAGAAGGGAAAACTTCCCCAAATGTATAAACCAATGGCGCAATGTCTTAATATGTAATTCATCTGCTGGCCACTAGATGCTCTTCAACACTCACgcaagaaaagaaaattctGTATCTGTAAAGTCAAAAGTTTCAATAGTTtatcaaaaaaagaaacaaagctgACATCATAGACTCTAAGTTCAAGATGTTGCATGAGCTCAATGGGGCACTGACAACAGTTTGGTTTAGTTTGTTATGGATTTATTTTCAGCtggatattattttatttggcaTTAATTGCTAAGATCTGGAGATTGAGTGCCTCTATCTAAAGTGGGAAACAACATCAAGACAGATTTTAAAGCCGCCCTCTAATCAAACATATGTTTTGCCTCTAGTTTCTTCCCTTGGATGGACCTTTGTTCGCCGAATGGGGAAAGTTACTCTGCTCACCTTAGATCTGAGTTTAAGATGTGAATGTACCAGCTGACTTTGACATCTTAGTAACTATTTACTCGCGGTGGAATCTAACCGCTCTACCTCTCTGCCACAACCGCCTCAATAAGGcataatgaaaataatcctCAATTGCAGTTCGACCTTCAGATAATATTCTTCTGAGGGAGTTTGTTAAAACCCGTCTGATAATCTGGACCTCTTTTATGACCTCCAGTGAAGTTGATGAATGAAATGCTAAAATGCTTTCctctgtattttacttgtgatctGAGTTCAGAAATGGTCAGTATTTCAGGCTACTCTTGTTAGTTTGAGTTTTGTAATAACTTGTACAGTTCAGTCTTTTTATGGATGAACTCTCACcgtctttttctct
This portion of the Pseudoliparis swirei isolate HS2019 ecotype Mariana Trench chromosome 8, NWPU_hadal_v1, whole genome shotgun sequence genome encodes:
- the fam78ba gene encoding protein FAM78B, translating into MGCIQSIACKPRIRRENIVVYEVSASIDQCPTIIEENSPIVLRYKTPYFRASAGVVMPPVPRNETWVVGWIQACTQMEFYNTYGDIGMSSWELPELRECRVKAISDSDGVSYPWYGNTTETVTLTGPTSKPSRLTVSMNDNFYPSVTWAVPISNSNTPMLTHITRDQSFITWLVAMNSITKERIVLQTVRWRMRVDIAVDPDMPLGSRASLVGRPYQEQPNILNYQEPIPPNALGRPNANDAQVLMWRPRRGAPLVVIPPK
- the cmpk gene encoding UMP-CMP kinase, whose amino-acid sequence is MIGSLLGNVSQRAKSLLYRVSLVMKPQVVFVLGGPGAGKGTQCSKIVENYNYTHLSAGDLLRAERSREESEFGQLIDNYIKEGKIVPVEITINLLRKAMEETMQKDDKKFRFLIDGFPRNEDNLTGWDTVMVDKADVKFVLFFDCSNEVCIDRCLERGKSSGRTDDNRESLEKRIQTYQQSTRPIIELYEKHGKVRTVDASRSLEKVFADVKVVLDKEG